From Brochothrix thermosphacta DSM 20171 = FSL F6-1036, a single genomic window includes:
- the rimP gene encoding ribosome maturation factor RimP, which produces MSKITDQITAIAEPIVAGLNVELVDVEFLKEGSNWFLRIYVDTEAGIDISECAAVSREISEKLDELDPIEQNYFLEVSSPGAERPLKKKRDFERAIGQFINVKLYEPFEDSKEHEGYLKAYDGETVTVTIDDQDIDFDISKIAMARLAIQF; this is translated from the coding sequence ATGAGTAAAATTACAGATCAAATCACAGCAATTGCGGAACCAATCGTTGCCGGCTTAAATGTCGAATTAGTTGACGTGGAATTCCTTAAAGAGGGGTCAAATTGGTTTTTACGTATCTATGTTGATACGGAAGCAGGCATTGATATTTCAGAATGTGCTGCCGTTAGCCGTGAAATTAGTGAGAAATTAGATGAGTTGGATCCAATCGAACAAAACTATTTCCTCGAAGTTTCATCTCCAGGGGCAGAACGTCCACTGAAGAAAAAACGCGACTTCGAACGCGCAATCGGGCAATTCATTAACGTGAAGTTGTACGAACCGTTTGAAGATAGCAAAGAGCATGAAGGTTACTTAAAAGCTTACGATGGCGAAACAGTCACTGTAACAATTGATGACCAAGACATTGATTTTGACATTAGTAAAATTGCAATGGCGCGTTTAGCTATTCAGTTTTAA
- a CDS encoding Asp23/Gls24 family envelope stress response protein, with amino-acid sequence MTEFTNKPNTTNVESTGAITKELTYEDKVLQKIIGIALEDVSGLLTIDGGFFSNIAEKLVNTDSTTTGVNVEVGKKQVAVDLDIVVEYGKNIPDLFEKIIQAIQKNVDDMTGLKIVEVNVNVVDVKSKEQYEEDSVTVQDRVSDITEKAGHSVSHQTEKVKKATSRATENVKDKVESNRVE; translated from the coding sequence ATGACAGAATTCACAAACAAACCAAACACTACTAACGTAGAGAGTACAGGTGCAATCACAAAAGAATTAACTTACGAAGATAAAGTTTTGCAAAAAATCATCGGTATTGCTTTGGAAGATGTCAGCGGCTTATTGACAATTGATGGTGGTTTTTTCTCAAATATAGCTGAAAAACTCGTCAACACAGATTCAACAACAACAGGTGTTAATGTTGAAGTAGGTAAAAAACAAGTAGCAGTTGATTTAGATATTGTTGTTGAGTATGGTAAAAATATTCCTGATTTATTCGAAAAAATCATTCAAGCCATTCAAAAAAATGTTGATGATATGACTGGATTGAAAATTGTGGAAGTTAATGTTAATGTTGTCGATGTGAAGTCGAAGGAACAGTATGAAGAAGATTCAGTGACTGTTCAAGATCGTGTCAGTGACATTACTGAAAAAGCAGGTCATTCAGTAAGTCATCAAACTGAAAAAGTAAAAAAAGCGACGTCGAGAGCGACTGAAAATGTGAAAGATAAGGTTGAAAGTAACCGTGTAGAATAA
- the nusA gene encoding transcription termination factor NusA, which translates to MGTELLDALTVLENEKGIDKDFIIEALEAALESAYKRNFDQAQNVRVDINQTTGSMHVFAQKEVVDEILDSRLEITLEQAHEYNSAFNVGDTVEIEVTPRDFGRVAAQTAKQVVTQRVREAERGIIYNEFIDREDDIMTGIVERQDSRFIYVNLGKVEAILSKNEQMPNERYHAHDRIKVYITKVEKTSKGPQIYVSRTHPGLLKRLFEIEVPEIYDGLVEIKSVSREAGDRSKISVFSSDPEIDAVGACVGTKGQRVQAIVDELKGEKIDIVEWSENPVEFVSNALSPAQVVDVTVDKNNQSTTVVVPDYQLSLAIGKRGQNARLAAKLTGWKIDIKNETNAAELGIFPRVEGETVIEEDVAVVEPVEVAEEVTEAEVEAAPTFVVDIDTAEKTAE; encoded by the coding sequence ATGGGCACAGAATTGCTAGATGCTCTTACGGTTTTAGAGAATGAAAAAGGCATTGACAAAGATTTTATTATTGAAGCATTAGAGGCGGCTTTAGAGTCTGCTTACAAACGTAACTTTGACCAAGCGCAAAATGTACGTGTAGATATCAACCAAACAACAGGTTCAATGCATGTATTTGCACAAAAAGAAGTTGTTGATGAGATTCTTGATTCGCGTCTTGAAATTACATTGGAGCAAGCACATGAATATAACAGTGCCTTTAATGTCGGAGATACAGTCGAAATTGAAGTGACACCACGTGATTTTGGACGTGTTGCAGCACAAACTGCTAAACAAGTCGTTACACAACGTGTACGTGAAGCTGAACGTGGCATCATTTATAACGAGTTTATCGATCGTGAAGATGATATCATGACGGGGATTGTAGAACGTCAAGATTCACGTTTTATCTACGTTAACTTAGGTAAAGTTGAAGCGATTCTTTCTAAAAATGAACAGATGCCTAATGAGCGTTACCATGCACATGACCGTATCAAAGTTTATATTACGAAAGTTGAAAAAACATCTAAAGGTCCTCAAATCTATGTGTCTCGTACACATCCTGGTTTGTTAAAGCGCTTGTTTGAAATTGAAGTGCCTGAAATCTATGATGGTTTAGTTGAAATCAAATCAGTTTCACGTGAAGCTGGCGATCGTTCTAAAATCTCTGTCTTTTCATCTGATCCTGAAATCGACGCTGTCGGTGCTTGTGTCGGAACAAAAGGACAACGTGTACAAGCGATTGTTGATGAGTTAAAAGGTGAAAAAATTGATATTGTTGAATGGTCTGAAAACCCAGTAGAATTTGTTTCTAATGCGTTAAGTCCTGCACAGGTTGTTGACGTAACGGTCGATAAAAACAACCAATCAACAACTGTCGTTGTTCCAGATTATCAATTATCATTAGCTATTGGTAAACGTGGCCAAAACGCGCGTCTTGCTGCTAAGTTAACTGGTTGGAAAATCGACATCAAAAACGAAACAAATGCTGCTGAATTAGGTATTTTCCCTCGCGTTGAAGGGGAAACAGTTATCGAAGAAGATGTTGCTGTTGTTGAACCTGTAGAAGTTGCTGAAGAAGTAACCGAAGCAGAAGTTGAAGCAGCGCCTACATTTGTAGTTGATATCGATACAGCAGAAAAAACAGCAGAATAA
- a CDS encoding L7Ae/L30e/S12e/Gadd45 family ribosomal protein, translating into MQTSDSVLSSIGMAMRAGKITAGEDFVIADARKSKAKLVIIATDASERTQKKLIDKCTYYETPYVLFGTRETLGAAIGKFDRVVLGVLDGGFAKKIRSLLSDK; encoded by the coding sequence ATGCAAACTAGTGATAGCGTATTATCGTCAATTGGAATGGCAATGCGAGCGGGCAAAATTACTGCCGGTGAAGATTTTGTTATTGCAGATGCGAGAAAATCGAAAGCTAAATTGGTCATCATCGCAACAGATGCTTCAGAACGTACTCAAAAGAAATTAATCGATAAATGTACTTATTACGAGACACCTTATGTCTTGTTCGGCACCCGTGAAACTTTAGGCGCTGCGATAGGTAAATTTGATCGCGTAGTTTTAGGAGTACTTGATGGAGGATTTGCCAAGAAAATACGTTCATTACTGTCTGACAAATAA
- a CDS encoding DUF2273 domain-containing protein, whose product MKGLIKENQYALIGASVGFVIALLFITLGFFKTILLLFLTFCGFMIGYYLNKRIKYLK is encoded by the coding sequence ATGAAAGGATTAATAAAAGAGAATCAGTATGCTTTAATTGGCGCTTCAGTTGGTTTCGTCATTGCTTTATTATTCATAACGCTCGGTTTTTTTAAGACAATTTTGTTACTATTTTTAACATTTTGTGGGTTTATGATAGGTTATTATCTCAATAAGCGAATAAAGTATTTAAAATAA
- the rbfA gene encoding 30S ribosome-binding factor RbfA, which produces MSNLRAERVGDQMKKELGEIISQKLKNPNLGFVTVTDVRVTGDLSQANVYVSVMGHEKDKENSMAALEKSKGFIRTEIGKRIRLRIVPEIFFEIDASVEYGNHIDELLRNLNKND; this is translated from the coding sequence ATGAGTAATTTACGTGCAGAACGCGTAGGCGATCAAATGAAAAAAGAATTAGGCGAAATTATTAGCCAAAAGCTAAAAAATCCTAATCTTGGGTTTGTAACAGTAACTGATGTTCGTGTGACTGGTGATTTATCACAAGCGAATGTCTATGTCTCTGTTATGGGACATGAAAAAGATAAAGAAAACAGCATGGCTGCTTTAGAGAAATCTAAAGGCTTTATTCGCACTGAAATTGGTAAACGTATTCGTTTACGTATCGTTCCAGAAATCTTTTTTGAAATTGATGCATCAGTAGAATACGGTAACCATATTGATGAGTTATTACGTAACTTAAACAAAAATGATTAA
- the rnpM gene encoding RNase P modulator RnpM: protein MVKKTPLRKCIITNERLPKQDLLRITYSKDGTIAIDPGGKLPGRGAYITKSVDVAKKAKKRNSLGTAFNAKNDLSTFYDDVITYLENEVNNAN, encoded by the coding sequence ATGGTGAAAAAAACGCCTTTACGTAAATGCATCATCACCAATGAACGTTTACCTAAGCAAGATTTGCTTAGAATCACTTATTCTAAAGATGGTACAATCGCTATTGATCCGGGTGGGAAACTACCTGGACGTGGCGCTTATATAACCAAGTCTGTTGACGTCGCAAAAAAAGCGAAAAAACGCAACAGCTTAGGAACGGCATTTAATGCTAAAAATGATTTATCTACATTTTATGATGATGTGATAACTTATTTGGAAAATGAGGTCAACAATGCAAACTAG
- the pnp gene encoding polyribonucleotide nucleotidyltransferase → MTEKQVFETTLGGKPFVIEVGQIAKQASGAAFIRYGDTVVLTASVGSKNPKPYDFFPLTVNYEEKLYAVGKIPGGFIKREGRPSEHATLTARLIDRPIRPLFADGFRNDVQITNTVMSVEQDCAPDIAAMIGSSISLCISDIPFEGPIAGVHVGRVNGEYIINPSVAQKKESDIELTVAGTKDAINMVEAGAKEVDEEAMLGAIMFGHEEIIRLVEFQEKIVAAVGKEKREIKLFVPNPAYVAEVKADYEADMKAAIKTEEKKAREAAIDDLKEVALAFYEEKYAEEAELADILGEFKSILSDLEKDEMRRLISIDKIRPDGRKVDEIRPLASEVGILPRTHGSGLFTRGQTQALTVCTLGPLREHQIIDGLGEEETKRYMHHYNFPQFSVGETGPKRAPGRREIGHGALGERALLQVIPSEEEFPYTIRVVSEVLESNGSSSQASICGSTLALMDAGVPIKAPVAGIAMGLVKVGDDYTILSDIQGMEDHFGDMDFKVAGTTKGITALQMDIKVDGLSRQILEEALAQAKAGREHILAHLMGVISETRPELSAYAPKIVTMQIKPAKIKDVIGPGGKQINKIIEETGVKIDIEQDGTVYIASLDQDMINNAKEIIGNIVREAEVGASYLGKVRRIEKFGAFIEIFKGTDGLAHISELAHERVANVEDVLKMDQEIMVKVIAVDDKGRVNLSIKALLDKPEKN, encoded by the coding sequence ATGACTGAAAAACAAGTATTTGAAACAACACTAGGCGGTAAACCATTCGTAATCGAAGTGGGCCAAATCGCAAAACAAGCAAGTGGCGCAGCTTTCATTCGTTATGGTGATACAGTTGTCTTAACAGCTTCTGTGGGTTCTAAAAACCCGAAACCTTATGATTTCTTCCCGTTGACTGTCAACTATGAAGAAAAACTTTACGCTGTAGGTAAAATTCCAGGAGGGTTTATCAAACGTGAAGGTCGTCCAAGTGAACACGCAACTTTAACTGCGCGTTTAATTGACCGTCCAATCCGTCCGTTATTTGCAGATGGTTTCCGTAATGATGTTCAAATCACAAATACAGTAATGAGCGTTGAACAAGATTGTGCACCAGATATCGCTGCTATGATCGGTTCATCAATTTCATTATGTATTTCTGATATTCCTTTTGAAGGCCCAATTGCTGGTGTGCATGTTGGTCGTGTGAACGGTGAATACATCATCAACCCTTCTGTTGCTCAGAAAAAAGAAAGTGACATCGAGTTAACTGTTGCTGGAACAAAAGACGCAATCAACATGGTTGAAGCTGGGGCAAAAGAAGTAGATGAAGAAGCAATGTTAGGCGCTATTATGTTCGGTCACGAGGAAATCATTCGTTTGGTTGAATTCCAAGAAAAAATCGTTGCTGCTGTTGGAAAAGAAAAACGTGAAATTAAGTTATTTGTTCCAAACCCAGCCTACGTTGCTGAAGTAAAAGCAGATTACGAAGCTGACATGAAAGCTGCTATTAAAACTGAAGAGAAAAAAGCACGCGAAGCTGCAATTGATGATTTAAAAGAAGTTGCACTTGCTTTTTATGAAGAAAAATATGCTGAAGAAGCTGAATTGGCTGATATTTTAGGCGAATTTAAAAGCATCTTGAGCGACTTAGAAAAAGATGAAATGCGTCGTTTGATTTCAATCGATAAAATTCGTCCTGATGGACGTAAAGTTGACGAGATTCGTCCGTTAGCATCAGAAGTTGGTATTTTACCACGTACTCACGGTTCTGGACTCTTTACACGTGGACAAACACAAGCTTTAACAGTTTGTACATTAGGTCCCTTACGTGAACACCAAATCATTGATGGTTTAGGTGAAGAAGAAACGAAACGTTACATGCACCATTACAACTTCCCGCAGTTTTCTGTTGGTGAAACAGGTCCAAAACGTGCACCAGGTCGTCGTGAAATTGGTCACGGTGCATTAGGTGAACGTGCTTTACTACAAGTTATCCCTAGCGAAGAAGAATTCCCATACACAATTCGTGTTGTGTCTGAAGTCTTAGAATCTAACGGTTCAAGCTCTCAAGCAAGTATTTGTGGGTCAACATTGGCATTAATGGATGCTGGTGTACCAATTAAAGCTCCTGTTGCTGGTATTGCAATGGGCTTAGTAAAAGTTGGCGATGATTATACAATTCTTTCAGATATCCAAGGAATGGAAGATCATTTCGGCGATATGGACTTTAAAGTAGCAGGTACTACAAAAGGTATCACTGCTTTACAAATGGATATTAAAGTTGATGGCTTAAGCCGTCAAATCCTTGAAGAAGCTCTTGCTCAAGCAAAAGCAGGTCGTGAACATATTTTAGCTCACTTAATGGGTGTTATTTCTGAAACGCGTCCAGAGCTAAGCGCATATGCTCCTAAAATCGTTACAATGCAAATTAAACCAGCGAAAATCAAAGATGTGATTGGACCCGGCGGAAAACAAATTAACAAAATCATCGAAGAAACAGGCGTTAAGATTGATATTGAACAAGATGGAACAGTTTACATTGCTTCACTTGATCAAGACATGATTAACAACGCTAAAGAAATTATCGGTAACATTGTACGTGAAGCTGAAGTTGGCGCAAGCTACTTGGGTAAAGTACGTCGTATCGAGAAATTTGGTGCCTTTATCGAGATTTTCAAAGGAACAGATGGCTTAGCACATATTTCTGAATTAGCGCATGAACGTGTTGCTAACGTTGAAGACGTGTTGAAAATGGATCAAGAAATCATGGTTAAAGTTATCGCTGTAGATGACAAAGGCCGTGTTAACTTATCAATTAAAGCATTGTTAGACAAACCAGAGAAAAACTAA
- the infB gene encoding translation initiation factor IF-2, which produces MAKIRIHEYAKKRRVTNKLIIDELNNMGIPVTNHMSMLDDEVVKKLDAAKIEAPKQTKNKAQTKELDKVEKATDTKNNKPATSKPSPKPAAKPAAKKVDASTKKADVKTNKPAAKPVASTTKKTEKKAAPAPSAASKAAAAASPATGGGNNRGGNSRYTPGNRFNNRRRRKPKQSASQIAAQKQRMLVPLPKKITIDETMTVSELARALGREASEVIKKLFMLGVVATINQSLEKDAVELICKDYGVEVEEEVKVDTSDLNLYFDEETKAEDLTERAAVVTIMGHVDHGKTTLLDNLRNSKVTDGEAGGITQHIGAYQLELEGKKITFLDTPGHAAFTTMRARGASITDITILVVAADDGVMPQTIEAINHAKAADVPIIVAVNKIDKPDANPDNVMQALTEHGLVPESWGGDTIFVPISAKFGQNLDELLEMVLLVAEVQELRANPKRTAIGSVIEARLDKSRGPIATLLVQDGTLNVTDSIVVGHTYGRVRVMVNDLGRRVKTAGPSTPVEITGLNAVPQAGDHFVVFADEKQARAVGETREARAVVEHRRSNNRVSLENLFEQMKEGEMKNVNVIIKADVQGSAEALAASLRKIEVEGVRVDIIHTAVGAINESDVTLAAASNAIVIGFNVRPTPQAEEAASIEKVDIRLHNIIYNAIDEIESAMTGMLDPVFEEKVIGKAIIRQTYSVSKIGTIAGTYVTDGKITRKSQIRVIRNGIVIFDGLLASLQRFKDDAKEVTTGFECGITLENFNDMKEDDIIEAYIMEEIKRKPKK; this is translated from the coding sequence ATGGCGAAAATCAGAATTCATGAATACGCAAAAAAAAGACGAGTTACAAACAAGTTAATAATTGACGAATTGAATAACATGGGAATCCCTGTAACCAATCATATGTCAATGTTAGATGACGAAGTAGTGAAAAAATTAGATGCTGCAAAAATTGAAGCACCTAAACAAACTAAAAATAAAGCTCAAACTAAAGAGTTAGATAAGGTGGAAAAAGCAACGGATACTAAAAATAATAAGCCAGCAACGTCTAAGCCGTCTCCAAAACCTGCAGCAAAACCAGCTGCTAAAAAAGTAGATGCATCGACAAAAAAAGCTGATGTTAAAACAAACAAGCCTGCAGCAAAACCTGTAGCATCAACAACTAAAAAAACGGAGAAAAAAGCAGCACCAGCGCCATCTGCAGCTTCAAAAGCAGCGGCAGCAGCATCTCCAGCAACTGGCGGAGGAAACAACCGTGGTGGTAACAGCCGTTATACACCAGGTAACCGTTTCAACAACCGTCGTCGTCGCAAACCAAAACAATCAGCAAGTCAAATTGCTGCTCAAAAACAACGTATGTTAGTGCCACTTCCTAAAAAAATCACGATTGACGAAACAATGACAGTCAGTGAATTAGCTAGAGCATTAGGTCGTGAAGCTTCAGAAGTTATCAAAAAATTATTTATGCTTGGTGTTGTTGCTACAATTAACCAATCATTAGAAAAAGATGCTGTTGAATTAATCTGTAAAGATTACGGCGTAGAAGTTGAAGAAGAAGTTAAAGTTGATACAAGTGACTTGAACCTTTACTTTGATGAAGAAACAAAAGCTGAAGATTTAACAGAACGTGCGGCTGTTGTAACAATCATGGGACACGTCGATCACGGTAAAACAACTTTACTTGATAACTTGCGTAACTCAAAAGTTACTGATGGTGAAGCTGGTGGGATCACTCAACATATTGGTGCTTACCAACTTGAACTTGAAGGTAAAAAAATCACTTTCTTAGATACACCGGGACATGCTGCCTTTACAACAATGCGTGCTCGTGGTGCGTCAATTACCGATATTACAATCTTAGTTGTAGCAGCTGATGATGGTGTTATGCCTCAAACAATTGAAGCAATCAACCATGCTAAAGCAGCAGATGTTCCAATTATTGTTGCGGTTAACAAGATTGATAAACCGGATGCAAATCCAGATAACGTAATGCAAGCTTTAACTGAGCATGGCTTAGTACCTGAATCTTGGGGTGGAGATACAATCTTCGTACCAATTTCAGCTAAATTTGGTCAAAACTTAGACGAGTTGTTAGAAATGGTTCTTCTTGTAGCAGAAGTACAAGAATTACGCGCTAACCCTAAACGTACTGCTATTGGTTCAGTAATTGAAGCACGTCTTGATAAGAGCCGTGGCCCGATTGCAACATTATTAGTACAAGATGGTACATTAAACGTTACTGACTCAATTGTTGTTGGTCATACTTATGGTCGTGTCCGCGTTATGGTCAACGATTTAGGTCGTCGTGTTAAAACTGCTGGTCCTTCAACACCTGTTGAAATCACTGGTTTAAACGCAGTTCCTCAAGCAGGTGATCACTTCGTTGTGTTCGCTGATGAGAAACAAGCGCGTGCAGTTGGTGAAACACGTGAAGCTCGTGCTGTTGTTGAACATCGTCGTTCGAACAACCGTGTAAGCTTAGAAAACCTCTTCGAACAAATGAAAGAGGGCGAAATGAAAAATGTTAATGTTATCATCAAAGCAGATGTACAAGGTTCTGCAGAAGCATTAGCTGCATCATTACGTAAAATCGAAGTTGAAGGTGTTCGTGTTGATATTATTCATACTGCCGTTGGTGCTATCAACGAATCAGATGTTACTTTAGCAGCTGCATCAAATGCAATTGTTATTGGTTTCAACGTTCGTCCAACACCTCAAGCTGAAGAAGCTGCATCAATCGAAAAAGTAGATATCCGTTTACACAACATTATCTACAACGCAATTGATGAAATCGAATCAGCAATGACTGGTATGTTAGATCCTGTGTTTGAAGAGAAAGTGATTGGTAAAGCAATCATCCGTCAAACTTACTCAGTATCTAAAATTGGTACTATCGCTGGAACATACGTAACGGATGGTAAAATTACACGTAAGAGTCAAATCCGTGTTATCCGTAACGGCATTGTTATCTTCGATGGTTTACTTGCTTCATTGCAACGTTTCAAAGACGATGCAAAAGAAGTTACAACTGGTTTCGAGTGTGGGATAACATTAGAAAACTTCAACGATATGAAAGAAGACGATATCATTGAAGCATACATCATGGAAGAAATTAAACGTAAACCGAAAAAATAA
- the rpsO gene encoding 30S ribosomal protein S15 has protein sequence MAISKQEKAEIIKAYATHEGDTGSPEVQIAVLTADINSLNGHLKEHKKDYHSQRGLMKMIGRRRNLLTYLRNNEVPRYRELIQRLGLRR, from the coding sequence ATGGCTATCTCAAAACAAGAAAAAGCTGAAATCATCAAAGCATACGCAACACACGAAGGGGACACTGGTTCACCAGAAGTTCAAATCGCTGTATTGACTGCTGATATCAACTCTTTAAACGGTCACTTAAAAGAACACAAAAAAGATTACCATTCTCAACGTGGTTTAATGAAAATGATCGGTCGTCGTCGTAACTTGTTGACTTACTTACGTAACAACGAAGTTCCTCGTTACCGTGAATTAATCCAACGTTTAGGATTACGTCGTTAA
- a CDS encoding bifunctional riboflavin kinase/FAD synthetase, with protein MEIKRLHHPLAAEFKTTEPIVLALGFFDGVHRGHQAVIREAAAEAKKRGIKCAVMTFDPHPSMVLSKVKKTVKYLTPLAQKGDEMAKLGVDILYVTRFTSHFSSLLPEEFVQQYISELGAVHVVAGFDYSYGKFGAGKMEQLAEYGNGQFEVTTVGKLSDMNDKVSSTVIRRYLNEGDMEAVTKLLGRPYETKGTVIHGDKRGRTIGFPTANILTDHDLMLPPIGVYATRILVNGVCYESMTSVGYNITFKDEKILSTEVYILDFNDQIYGEEVIIEWHKYFRPELKFNGIEGLVEQLKLDEINTRDFFNGQSKDN; from the coding sequence TTGGAAATTAAACGTTTACATCACCCGTTGGCTGCTGAATTTAAAACAACAGAACCGATTGTACTTGCACTAGGTTTTTTTGATGGCGTGCATCGTGGCCATCAAGCTGTTATTCGAGAAGCTGCAGCAGAAGCGAAAAAACGTGGCATTAAATGCGCAGTAATGACATTTGATCCACATCCATCAATGGTATTAAGCAAAGTGAAAAAAACAGTCAAATACTTAACGCCACTCGCTCAAAAGGGCGATGAAATGGCAAAATTAGGCGTTGATATATTATACGTCACACGTTTCACTTCACATTTTTCAAGCTTGCTTCCTGAAGAATTTGTACAACAGTACATTTCTGAATTAGGAGCTGTGCATGTTGTTGCTGGCTTTGATTATTCATATGGTAAATTTGGCGCTGGTAAAATGGAACAACTAGCCGAGTATGGCAATGGACAATTTGAAGTGACAACAGTTGGTAAATTAAGCGATATGAACGATAAAGTCAGTTCAACTGTGATCCGTCGTTATTTAAACGAAGGTGATATGGAAGCTGTGACTAAACTATTGGGACGTCCTTATGAAACAAAAGGAACTGTTATTCACGGCGATAAACGTGGCCGGACCATCGGTTTCCCAACTGCCAACATTTTAACTGACCATGATCTGATGTTGCCGCCAATCGGTGTCTACGCAACGCGTATTCTTGTTAACGGCGTCTGTTATGAAAGTATGACAAGCGTAGGCTATAATATCACATTTAAAGATGAAAAAATTCTCTCGACAGAGGTTTATATTCTTGATTTTAATGATCAAATATATGGCGAAGAAGTGATCATTGAATGGCATAAATATTTCCGTCCAGAATTGAAATTTAACGGCATTGAAGGATTGGTTGAACAGTTGAAGTTGGATGAAATTAACACGCGTGACTTTTTTAACGGACAATCAAAAGATAATTAA
- the truB gene encoding tRNA pseudouridine(55) synthase TruB, whose product MNGILALWKPAGITSHDCVYKLRKILGTKKVGHTGTLDPAVTGVLPIMIGKATKLSEYMTATGKMYEATICLGSTTTTEDATGEVVETKALTTDISPDAVQAALNALTGEITQIPPMFSAVKVNGRKLYEYARLGIEVERPERQVTIHALERLDSGVVNAENPSFKIRIDCSKGTYVRTLVVMLGELLGYPAHMEDLVRTMSGTFTREDCITLEELNEWKATDTPADFLYDMMLAVQNLTKINLSDAAHSTVKHGGSLTEEEVQVKPGDTVELRALLYNDVLVAVYKPHPRKEGMWKPEKMILKTNGSN is encoded by the coding sequence ATGAACGGTATTTTAGCACTGTGGAAACCCGCAGGCATTACCTCACATGATTGCGTCTATAAATTGCGCAAGATTTTAGGTACAAAAAAAGTCGGTCATACCGGCACACTTGACCCAGCTGTAACAGGTGTTTTACCGATTATGATCGGTAAGGCTACCAAATTATCCGAGTATATGACGGCTACTGGAAAAATGTATGAGGCAACGATTTGTCTTGGGAGTACCACTACAACGGAAGATGCGACGGGAGAAGTTGTTGAAACAAAGGCGCTTACCACAGATATTAGCCCAGATGCCGTTCAAGCTGCTTTAAACGCATTGACCGGAGAAATTACACAGATCCCACCGATGTTTTCAGCTGTCAAAGTAAATGGTCGGAAACTGTATGAATACGCACGCCTTGGCATTGAAGTAGAACGCCCTGAGCGTCAAGTGACAATTCATGCATTAGAACGCTTAGATTCAGGTGTCGTTAATGCTGAGAACCCTAGCTTTAAAATTCGAATTGACTGTAGTAAAGGCACATACGTCCGTACATTAGTAGTAATGCTCGGTGAACTATTAGGTTACCCGGCACATATGGAAGACCTTGTACGTACAATGAGTGGCACTTTTACGCGTGAAGATTGTATAACGCTTGAAGAATTAAACGAGTGGAAAGCAACAGACACGCCAGCAGACTTTTTATATGATATGATGTTAGCGGTACAAAACTTAACAAAAATAAATCTTTCAGATGCTGCCCATTCAACCGTTAAACACGGTGGATCATTAACAGAAGAAGAAGTACAAGTTAAGCCAGGCGATACAGTCGAACTTCGTGCATTGCTTTATAATGATGTTTTAGTCGCTGTTTACAAACCGCACCCACGCAAAGAGGGCATGTGGAAACCAGAAAAAATGATTCTTAAAACAAACGGTTCAAACTAA